ATCGCTTCGGCCGCCAGGTCGATGTCCCCGCTGTAGCCCTCGTTGAAGACGAGGTACAGGACGCGCAGCACCGTCGTCAGATCGCCGGGCTGGTCGAGTGGCAGCCCCGTGATACGCCGCTTGGCCCGGCTGATCCGTTGTGCCATGGTCGCTTCGGGCACCAGATATGCCGTCGCAATCTGCCGCGTCGTCAGGCCGCCGACCGCGCGCAGCGTCAACGCGACGGCCGAACCAGGGGACAGTGACGGGTGCGCGCACAGGAAGTAGAGCCACAGTGAGTCGTCCGTGCCTGGCACCGGACCTCTCGGCGGCTCGACCTCCACGGCGAGTTCCCGTCCCCGCCGTGAGGTTTCGGCCCGGGCGGCGTCGAGGAACTTGCGCCAGGCGGCCGCGACGAGCCAGGCTTTCGCATCGCGCGGTGGATCGTGCTGCCAGCTCTCCAGCGCGCGAATCAAGGCCTCCTGCACGGCATCCTCGGCCGGCGCGAAGTCGGCTCCGCGCCGGACGAGGACACCGATCGCCGCGGGTACGAGCTCCCGCAGCAGCGACTCGTTCACTCGGTCACCGTGGGCATCGCGGTGAGGAACGGCCGCACCTCGAGCCACTCCTGGACCGGTTTCCCGCCCGCACCGGGCGCTGCGGACAGCTCGGCGGCCAGTTCGAGTGCGCGCTCGTAGGTCTCGACGTCGATCACCATCCAGCCGGCGATCAGGTCCTTGGTCTCCGCGAACGGACCGTCGGTGACCGGCGGGTGGCCCTCGCCGTCCGAGCGGACGAACGTGCCCTGCGGGGAGAGCGCCTGACTGTCGACGAACTCGCCGGTGGCCTCGAGCCTTGCGGCGAAGTCCTCCATGTACTGCACGTGGGTCGTGAGTTCCTCCGGGGTCCATTGGTCCATCTGCACGTCGTTGACCGATGCCGGTGCGCCCCGGTAATGCTTGAGCAGCAGGTATTTGGCCATCATTTTCTCCTTGGAGTCGTAGGGTCCATTCTGGCCGCGTTGACCTCAGGCGTGCTGACATTCGGCCCGCTGCCGGGTCAGCTCCTCGATCGCGGTGGGCAGGGTGGTTTCGAAGTCGATGAGCTTCACCCAGGTCGGGGTGACGACGATCCGGACCATGCCGTCGTAGAGCGAGCGGACCTCGGCCTCCCACTCGACGCGCTGCTCGGGCGTCATCTCGTAGCTGCCGTTCATCTGCAAATACTCGTCCGGGATGCCGTCGACGACGTCCAGCTCGGCCCGCCCGCGGATGAGCAGGATCTTCGGCGGGTGTGCCTCGGTGTCGATCGTCAGCGCGACCTGGGGGTTGTGACGCAGGGAGGGCAGTTTCGGGGCGTTCTTCGTGGTGCAGAGCACGATCTCCGAGCCGTTCCAGGTGAACGCGATCGGGATGTTGCGGGGTGCGCCGTCCTTGGCGACGTAGGCCAAGCGGGTCAGGTCGCGGGCTAGCAGCTCCTGGCTGATCGGGCGGTTGAGGACCTCGGTGATCTCGTGCTGTTCCATTGCTGTCGCTCCTTTGTCGGCGTCCTCGAGTGGGCCGTTCTCGGCTGCTCGTACCCCTGGGACGGAGCCGGTCCTACGTTCTCGACATCCGCAGCGACGAATTTTCGCATCTTTATCGGACCCAGCGGGGCCGGCACCTGAAGATCAGCTGACGATGGCGCCAGGGAGGCACAGCCGCAACCCCTGCTTGCCCGGCGAGACCAGCTCCCGAGGTGGAGCCCACCACCCGCTGGTCGGCCCGGCTTCCTCCCTCTGACCAGCGTCGCCATCCTCGTGGCACTACTGCCACTGCTCGAGCCGCATGCGCCAGGACGCGCGGGATTACGCGCCGGCCGCTGAGCCGAACCAGTGCGACAGCGCTTCGCGCAACGTGGCTTCGGCGGTATCGGCCGGTTCGCCGATCGTCGCGGCCCAGGCGATGTGGCCGTCCGGACGGATCAGCAGGGCGTCGGCCGGTTGATCATCGGTCTTGGCCATGCGAATCTCGACGCGGTGCGCCCATTCCCGGCTGATCTCGCAGAGCCCCTGGCGGTCGGCCAGGTCGAGGAAGACAGGCCGTCCGGCATGCATGAGTTCCGCGACGCTCGTCGTGCCCTGGTCGGTGTGCAGGGTGAGATCGGCTGCGAAGGCACCGGTCAGGGCGTGCGCGCCGGGCATTGGATAGCGGATGTCGGTGCCGCCGACCAGCGCTCCCATGCGGCGCAGAGCCGGTTCGTCGCTGAGCAATTCCTGGAAGACCTCGCGCAGCGAGTCGGCGGCCTCGTCGTGTCCGCGCCGCAGCGCCACCTGCGCACGGGTCTGCAACCGTGCCCGCGCACCGGCGAAGTGGCGTTCGTCGTGATAGGTATCCAGCAGTCCGGCCGGAGCCCAGCCCTGAACGCGGGCGGCCAGCTTCCAAGCCAGGTTGACCGAATCGAGCATGCCGACATTGAGCGCGGTGCCGGTGGCGGGCAGCAGGTGCGCCGCATCGCCGGCCAGCAGGATCCGCCTGTCCCGGTACCGTTCGGCCTGCCGATCCTTGAAGGTGAAGCGCGACAGTCGCTTCGGATCCGACATGGGGAGATCCGCGCCGAGCACGCGGCGCACGCTGTCCGCGAGCTCGGTCAGGGTCAGCGGCTCGTCATCGTCATAGTCGGCGGTCTCATCCTCGACGGTTTGCAGGAACAGACCCCCGGGGTTGGGCGCGAACGCGAACATACCGCGGTCGGTTCGGTTGAACCCGAATGGAAGCCGGCCAAGCCCGGGGATATCGATGTCGCCATTGTCGTGCACGGTGACCGAATCGCCCACACGGACCTGAGCGACCCGGTTGACCTCCGGATAGGTGGTGCCGGGGAAACTGATGCCCGCCAGGTCACGGATCCGGCTGCGGCCGCCGTCGCAGCCCACCAGGTAGTGGGCGGTCAGCTGGTACCGTCCGTCCGGCCCGCGCACCTCCGCGTTCACCGCGGCCTCGTCCTGGCTCACCCCGACCACCGTGTGGCCGCGACGGATCTCGGCGCCGAGTTCGCGGGCGCGTTCACCGAGTAGTCGTTCGATCTCCATCTGTGGAAGCGGTACCGCCCGCATCGGCGGATCCGCCAGCTTTGTGAAGTCCATATGCGTTCCGCCGAACGGGAATCGGGCGGCCACGTGCGGGTCGCTGCTGGCCGCTTCGAAGCGATCCAGAATGCCGCGGTAGTGCAGCACATCCAGGATCCGACCGGCGATGCCGCTTGCCTTCGGGACGTCTCGGGCTTCCAGGTGCTTCTCCAGCACCAGTGGCCGCACACCGGCCAGGCTCAATTCAGCGGCCAGCGTCAGCCCGGCCGGGCCGGCGCCCACGATGATCACGTCGATGTCGGTCACGCGTTACTCCCAATGTCTGCAGATTCTGGCTCAGGTCGGCAATTCTGCGGCACACCCCGGGTCTTGCCGCAAGGCCCCCGGTGGGCTATATGTTGAGAGGGGAAAGGATCGGTCACTGTCGATGACTGTGATGGCCCGCATCTCGTCCCCTTTCGCCTCTATCGCCCGCAGGTCAGCCGGGCTCGGTGGGACGCCCTGCGGTCACCGGCATCGGCGCCGCTGGACCCACACTCACGGCGAACAACAGGGCCACCGGGCTCAAGAACTCATCGACTGTTGATTACCCGTCTGAGGGCATGGATGCCGTCTTTGTGTGGTTACGCCGGCACCGAGAGCCGTGTCGCCCGCCGCAAATGCGGGCGCGGGCGGTGGCTGAGTCCGACCTCTCGGACGTGATTGCCCCGTCGCACAGGGTGTGATGGATACAATCGAAATCTCTTGTGTGGCTGTAGATCTTGGGGGAGTGTTCGTGCGGTCGTGGCGACGTTGTTTGGAT
The DNA window shown above is from Nocardia sp. NBC_01730 and carries:
- a CDS encoding pyridoxamine 5'-phosphate oxidase family protein; its protein translation is MEQHEITEVLNRPISQELLARDLTRLAYVAKDGAPRNIPIAFTWNGSEIVLCTTKNAPKLPSLRHNPQVALTIDTEAHPPKILLIRGRAELDVVDGIPDEYLQMNGSYEMTPEQRVEWEAEVRSLYDGMVRIVVTPTWVKLIDFETTLPTAIEELTRQRAECQHA
- a CDS encoding YciI family protein, producing the protein MAKYLLLKHYRGAPASVNDVQMDQWTPEELTTHVQYMEDFAARLEATGEFVDSQALSPQGTFVRSDGEGHPPVTDGPFAETKDLIAGWMVIDVETYERALELAAELSAAPGAGGKPVQEWLEVRPFLTAMPTVTE
- a CDS encoding FAD-dependent monooxygenase; translated protein: MTDIDVIIVGAGPAGLTLAAELSLAGVRPLVLEKHLEARDVPKASGIAGRILDVLHYRGILDRFEAASSDPHVAARFPFGGTHMDFTKLADPPMRAVPLPQMEIERLLGERARELGAEIRRGHTVVGVSQDEAAVNAEVRGPDGRYQLTAHYLVGCDGGRSRIRDLAGISFPGTTYPEVNRVAQVRVGDSVTVHDNGDIDIPGLGRLPFGFNRTDRGMFAFAPNPGGLFLQTVEDETADYDDDEPLTLTELADSVRRVLGADLPMSDPKRLSRFTFKDRQAERYRDRRILLAGDAAHLLPATGTALNVGMLDSVNLAWKLAARVQGWAPAGLLDTYHDERHFAGARARLQTRAQVALRRGHDEAADSLREVFQELLSDEPALRRMGALVGGTDIRYPMPGAHALTGAFAADLTLHTDQGTTSVAELMHAGRPVFLDLADRQGLCEISREWAHRVEIRMAKTDDQPADALLIRPDGHIAWAATIGEPADTAEATLREALSHWFGSAAGA